A genomic window from Pecten maximus chromosome 2, xPecMax1.1, whole genome shotgun sequence includes:
- the LOC117321936 gene encoding tyramine beta-hydroxylase-like isoform X1, whose product MTYIMRFLVVVLCVTTVWGYQHFQDEIPNGKSVPHPCKDNHMWKGVGHLNQLGGGVNNQFGSDFENAGKKWTKSLCMMDSDGDGKTNGEELGDPNCVWTKGGTPAVTIDISHPGICTPYSDPVCKGANLWVNCDAEEFKCDALNEVGMKNTTIRFPETAVPTTSKSSYCMVTDLPTDGDYHLLANKPYINNDDVVHQILLYGCDETSSNAILTFPVNTPKVCNTAIRQQCNVLIGKWTDGLSGECLHRDFGFRIGRNGFRKALMRIQWHNPVKSSFGGSFGMTLFYTANRRMHDANIITVGQEYMAIPPGEASYQVDGRCSGDCSSRKLSSPVYITRAYNHMHTLGRKQRLEHYRNGLKLRDIAYDDTYSYSSPVIHDFQDPIEFRPGDELRTTCTYTSVGKTMTTFQGTKKSEEACFSFLTFYPADNMKFPHCVQWKGIDMCKLNDQKQDFPVINGCNVHAFQNITHPDFKSVYDDVFSLCKPFGGCLTECQKYTDEVLDKHSCLQGDIGAMFRHSTKSVSGIDYLKFWGAVESCKKAKPCQCKKSPTSPSEKQCPKPVPVSTSTGGADVGVASMFVLILSLFTCLMI is encoded by the exons atgACGTACAT AATGCGTTTCCTAGTTGTCGTGTTGTGTGTGACTACGGTATGGGGATACCAGCATTTCCAGGACGAAATTCCTAACGGTAAAAGTGTGCCACACCCTTGTAAAGATAACCACATGTGGAAGGGCGTTGGTCATCTCAACCAACTTGGGGGAGGTGTCAATAACCAATTTGGATCAGATTTCGAGAACGCCGGAAAG AAATGGACAAAATCGCTCTGCATGATGGACTCTGACGGGGACGGGAAGACTAACGGGGAGGAGTTGGGAGACCCGAATTGTGTGTGGACCAAAGGGGGCACCCCAGCTGTTACAATCGACATCAGCCACCCCGGAATCTGTACCCCGTACTCCGATCCTGTCTGCAAGGGAGCTAATTTGTGGGTTAATTGTGACGCCGAGGAGTTTAAATGCGACGCCTTAAACGAAGTCG GAATGAAAAACACCACTATTCGTTTTCCGGAGACAGCTGTCCCAACGACATCAAAATCCTCCTACTGTATGGTGACCGACCTGCCAACAGATGGCGATTATCACTTGTTGGCTAACAAACCGTACATCAACAACGACGATGTCGTACACCAGATCCTTCTATATGGCTGTGACGAAACAT CTTCTAACGCGATCCTGACATTCCCCGTGAACACCCCAAAGGTATGCAACACAGCCATTCGTCAACAGTGTAACGTTCTCATAGGAAAATGGACTGACGGTTTGAGTGGAGAATGCCTACACAGGGACTTTGGATTTCGTATAGGTCGGAATGGCTTCAGGAAGGCTCTCATGCGG ATTCAATGGCACAATCCAGTCAAATCCAGCTTCGGCGGAAGTTTTGGAATGACCCTGTTCTACACAGCCAATCGCCGCATGCACGATGCCAACATCATAACGGTTGGACAGGAGTATATGGCGATACCCCCAGGAGAGGCCTCGTACCAAGTGGACGGCAGATGTTCCGGGGACTGTTCCAGTCGGAAGCTCTCTTCCCCCGTCTATATAACTAGGGCTTACAACCACATGCACACCTTAG gACGCAAACAGAGACTCGAACACTACAGGAATGGGTTAAAACTACGCGACATAGCTTACGACGATACGTACAGTTATTCTAGTCCAGTCATCCACGA CTTCCAGGATCCTATAGAGTTTCGACCTGGAGATGAGCTTAGGACAACATGTACCTACACCTCAGTTGGAAAGACCATGACAACGTTCCAGGGAACCAAAAAATCTGAAGAAGCCTGTTTTAGCTTCCTAACATTTTACCCTGCAGACAACATGAAATTTCCTCATTGTGTCCAATGGAAGGGGATAGATATGTGTAAATTAAACGATCAAAAACAGGATTTTCCTGTCATCAATGGATGCAACGTGCATGCATTTCAAAACATCACACATCCAGACTTTAAGAGTGTGTATGATGACGTGTTCAGTCTTTGTAAGCCATTCGGAGGATGCTTAACAGAATGCCAAAAGTACACAGATGAAGTTCTGGACAAGCACTCCTGTCTCCAGGGTGACATTGGAGCTATGTTCAGACACTCAACTAAATCTGTGTCCGGTATTGATTATCTGAAATTTTGGGGAGCTGTCGAATCCTGTAAGAAAGCGAAGCCATGTCAATGTAAGAAATCGCCCACATCTCCCTCTGAAAAGCAATGTCCAAAACCAGTGCCGGTTAGCACTAGTACTGGAGGTGCGGATGTTGGGGTAGCTTCTATGTTTGTCTTGATTTTGTCCCTCTTTACTTGTCTCATGATATAG
- the LOC117321936 gene encoding tyramine beta-hydroxylase-like isoform X2: MRFLVVVLCVTTVWGYQHFQDEIPNGKSVPHPCKDNHMWKGVGHLNQLGGGVNNQFGSDFENAGKKWTKSLCMMDSDGDGKTNGEELGDPNCVWTKGGTPAVTIDISHPGICTPYSDPVCKGANLWVNCDAEEFKCDALNEVGMKNTTIRFPETAVPTTSKSSYCMVTDLPTDGDYHLLANKPYINNDDVVHQILLYGCDETSSNAILTFPVNTPKVCNTAIRQQCNVLIGKWTDGLSGECLHRDFGFRIGRNGFRKALMRIQWHNPVKSSFGGSFGMTLFYTANRRMHDANIITVGQEYMAIPPGEASYQVDGRCSGDCSSRKLSSPVYITRAYNHMHTLGRKQRLEHYRNGLKLRDIAYDDTYSYSSPVIHDFQDPIEFRPGDELRTTCTYTSVGKTMTTFQGTKKSEEACFSFLTFYPADNMKFPHCVQWKGIDMCKLNDQKQDFPVINGCNVHAFQNITHPDFKSVYDDVFSLCKPFGGCLTECQKYTDEVLDKHSCLQGDIGAMFRHSTKSVSGIDYLKFWGAVESCKKAKPCQCKKSPTSPSEKQCPKPVPVSTSTGGADVGVASMFVLILSLFTCLMI, translated from the exons ATGCGTTTCCTAGTTGTCGTGTTGTGTGTGACTACGGTATGGGGATACCAGCATTTCCAGGACGAAATTCCTAACGGTAAAAGTGTGCCACACCCTTGTAAAGATAACCACATGTGGAAGGGCGTTGGTCATCTCAACCAACTTGGGGGAGGTGTCAATAACCAATTTGGATCAGATTTCGAGAACGCCGGAAAG AAATGGACAAAATCGCTCTGCATGATGGACTCTGACGGGGACGGGAAGACTAACGGGGAGGAGTTGGGAGACCCGAATTGTGTGTGGACCAAAGGGGGCACCCCAGCTGTTACAATCGACATCAGCCACCCCGGAATCTGTACCCCGTACTCCGATCCTGTCTGCAAGGGAGCTAATTTGTGGGTTAATTGTGACGCCGAGGAGTTTAAATGCGACGCCTTAAACGAAGTCG GAATGAAAAACACCACTATTCGTTTTCCGGAGACAGCTGTCCCAACGACATCAAAATCCTCCTACTGTATGGTGACCGACCTGCCAACAGATGGCGATTATCACTTGTTGGCTAACAAACCGTACATCAACAACGACGATGTCGTACACCAGATCCTTCTATATGGCTGTGACGAAACAT CTTCTAACGCGATCCTGACATTCCCCGTGAACACCCCAAAGGTATGCAACACAGCCATTCGTCAACAGTGTAACGTTCTCATAGGAAAATGGACTGACGGTTTGAGTGGAGAATGCCTACACAGGGACTTTGGATTTCGTATAGGTCGGAATGGCTTCAGGAAGGCTCTCATGCGG ATTCAATGGCACAATCCAGTCAAATCCAGCTTCGGCGGAAGTTTTGGAATGACCCTGTTCTACACAGCCAATCGCCGCATGCACGATGCCAACATCATAACGGTTGGACAGGAGTATATGGCGATACCCCCAGGAGAGGCCTCGTACCAAGTGGACGGCAGATGTTCCGGGGACTGTTCCAGTCGGAAGCTCTCTTCCCCCGTCTATATAACTAGGGCTTACAACCACATGCACACCTTAG gACGCAAACAGAGACTCGAACACTACAGGAATGGGTTAAAACTACGCGACATAGCTTACGACGATACGTACAGTTATTCTAGTCCAGTCATCCACGA CTTCCAGGATCCTATAGAGTTTCGACCTGGAGATGAGCTTAGGACAACATGTACCTACACCTCAGTTGGAAAGACCATGACAACGTTCCAGGGAACCAAAAAATCTGAAGAAGCCTGTTTTAGCTTCCTAACATTTTACCCTGCAGACAACATGAAATTTCCTCATTGTGTCCAATGGAAGGGGATAGATATGTGTAAATTAAACGATCAAAAACAGGATTTTCCTGTCATCAATGGATGCAACGTGCATGCATTTCAAAACATCACACATCCAGACTTTAAGAGTGTGTATGATGACGTGTTCAGTCTTTGTAAGCCATTCGGAGGATGCTTAACAGAATGCCAAAAGTACACAGATGAAGTTCTGGACAAGCACTCCTGTCTCCAGGGTGACATTGGAGCTATGTTCAGACACTCAACTAAATCTGTGTCCGGTATTGATTATCTGAAATTTTGGGGAGCTGTCGAATCCTGTAAGAAAGCGAAGCCATGTCAATGTAAGAAATCGCCCACATCTCCCTCTGAAAAGCAATGTCCAAAACCAGTGCCGGTTAGCACTAGTACTGGAGGTGCGGATGTTGGGGTAGCTTCTATGTTTGTCTTGATTTTGTCCCTCTTTACTTGTCTCATGATATAG